In Hippea jasoniae, the genomic window CTCGTTTTTTTTCTTTTTTAACTTCCTCATAATCCGGTAGCCTTCCTATTATTAAGGGCATAGTTTTGTCTAAAAGGAAATTTAACAGTTTTAAGGCTATCTTTGATTTCAAAAGAATGTTATAAAACCATGAGGTATATTCAAATTCTCCAGTTGTAAGTTGCAGCTTAAATCTTTCAGACCATGCAAGCAAGGGTCTCCAGATAAACTGATCCAGGATTACTATAATTACAATTAAGGTTATAACGCCTGCTATAATGGCATTTAAATCCTTTTTATTTGCAGCCTGTTGTAGATATGAACCTATTCCCGGGAGGATAAAGTTTTTATTTCCTACACTGAAATATTCAGCGGCCATTAAGAAAAACCATCCCCCAGCCCAGCTCATTATACTGTTCCATATAAGGGATATGGAGCCAAAGGGAAGATCAAGATATTTGAACTTTAGCCAGCCATTTATGTTAAATATTTTTGTGGCTTCTTTTAAATCTTTAGGGATTGTTTTTAATGATTGATACCAGCCAAAAGTCATGTTCCATACCTGACTTGTGAAAATAAGGACAATGGATGCAATTTCTGCTGCTATTCTTACGGGAATAAAAACAGATAGACTCAATAGAACAACGGGCAAAAAGGAAAGAATTGGCACGCTTTGAAGCACATCAAGTGTTGGCAAAAGTATCATTTCAGCTATTTTACTGCGTATAGCAAAATAGCCATACAGGATTGTGAATATAAATGATAGAATATAGGCGGCAAACATTCTTGCTGTTGAAAAAACAGCATATATTATCAATGATTTAATAGATAGATTTATATTTAACCTGCCAGTTGATGCGGCATGATTACTTATAAGCTCAACACCTGTGAACAATATGAGGGCAATTGCTATTATTACAATAAAATCAGACAAAATGGAGTTTTGTGAGGAGGTTTGGGTTTTAAAAATAAAATTAAATTTTTTTGTAAACATATTTTCATTATACCTATGTTGATTCAGTTATCAATAAGTTATATTTTTTTTATTAAAGCGAGCTTTTTGCCTTTTCCCCTTCCTGTAAGTATAAGTTTGAATTTAAACGGCAATGTTTTTAAATATTTTTTCTTTGTCAATATAAGATAGTTTTCTGGTAATTTTGATGGATTTTTAAACTCTTTTATGCACTGCCTTGTATAGGCAATAATTGATTGATCGTTTATCCTGTAAAATGTAATGGGGATATGGGTTTGTGTATATGCTATCCAGACTTTTTTTGTAATTCTATATGATTCAAATATGTATAATACGGTAATTAATGTAAGGGTAAGGATGATTGTTTTTATAAAGATGGTTTTAACGGGAATTTCTTTTTTAAGATTAATTAATGAAAGTATTAGAAATCCTGTTGATATTACAGGAATTAATTTATATAGGTGTTGCAGGTAGCAAAAAATGCTCAAACCCGCTGCTATTGTTAACTCAATAATAAAAAATAATAAACCGGCTTTTTTTGTATGGAGCTTATCGGAGTATTTTCCAGCAATTATAGCAATGGGAATAAAAGCTGGCGTCATATAGTAGGGTAATTTATTGGCCGAGATTGAGAAGAAAAGTAATATCCACCCACTCCATAGTAGCAAAAATTTATCTATCGGGTTTTTTAAATTTATATTCGCATACAGTTCTTTTAAGTATGGCCACCACAAATAAATGGCCATTAAAGTTATTGGTATGTAATAAAATATTGAATAGGGATGTTGATGGGCTTCTCCGGTGAACCTTTCGATATTGTGATAGATAAAAAATTTTTTGAAAAATAGAGCCCCGTATAGCCTATACATTTCAATATACCAGGGAGAGCTGATCAGTAAAAATGTTATTATACCCAGTAGATTTTGTAATGATAGAAACTCATTTAAACCAGAGCTTTTTTGACTATCCACAGGTAGAGTAAATATGTAAAACCCATACTAACAATCGCTACCGTACCCTTTGTTAAAAACGCCAAAGCTATAAAAATCCAGCCGATAATATATTTTTCCCTTAAAAAGTAATAGATCCCTGCTGTTTCAAAGAAAATCAGGCTCATATCAGGGTACACTGCTCTGGGTAGGTAGATGAAAAAACCTATACTTAAGTAGGCTATAACGCTGTTGGCTGCAGCTTTTTTATCATTGAATAGGTGGATCTAATCATATATAGGTATAATGCCTCCAATGATCCTGAAATGATGGATAGGATTTTTGCCGCATATTCAATAATGCCAAATGGATTATGACCTGTTTTAAGCATATAATCAACACCAAATAGTTTAAAGGGTACCACTAATTCAAGATAGTAGAAAATAGGTTTATCGAATCTTATATGGCAGTTAAAGAAAGGTATTATATAGTTTGAATGCTCGATCATTCTTAAAGCAGCATCGACATACTTTGGTTCATCGGGAGGGTAAAAAGCTATGTAAAAACTTCCAAGTGAAAAAAACATAACATAAATGTAAATACAAAGATAAAATAGGGGGATCTGAATAATTTCATATTTGCATTATAGAATTCCCTTTAATTAGTTCAAATATTATTAATTAGGTGAAAAGCTTTAAGGATAACTCCTTAAAAGTTGTAACAAGCTTTTCTAATTTTTTATTATCAAATCCGTAAGAGATTAGATTTACATAAACAATGTTATTTTCTGTTGTTATTGCCAGGTGGTTAAAATATTCAAGATCTATTGATTCTATAAATTTCATGAGTTTTTTATTATACGGTTCATTTTCATAGAGGATCTCAAATTCATTATTATTGAATTTTATCGTTTCTTTCTTTAGCTTATCCCTGTTAAAAATTTTTGGTTTGTGCAGGTTAAGCGGGGATTTCTTTATAATGTGGAATTCTTCTTTTGCAGGTTTATTCAGCCAGAAAAGAATTTGAAGTGAATCTTTTCCGCTTGTTAAAAACATAAACGGTAGATAAAGTGCACTCTGTCGGGGAATCAGACGCAAGTTTGCCGTTATTTTTTTAAAACCTTCCACTTTATAGTCTGCAGAAAAACCTAAAACACCACCCAGGTATGTATATAATTGATCTTTTGGTTTGAGTGATTTTTCTAAAGCCTGTGCTATCTCTTTCATGAGTTTAACATTTTTTCTATAGCCAAACAGATACACTACACTTATGATAAAGCTTATTATTATCAGAATAAAAATATATTTAAATGACAAGGTTTAAAAACCTCTCTCCTATTTTTATCAGGCTTTCTATATTTGTTGCATCTCTTATAAATGGAACGGATAATATGGGTTTATCTTTAAATGCTGTTTTTATTTCATCATTTTTTCCCATCAAGCCCTCTTTGTTTAAGATGATAAAGTCGTATTTTATGCTTAGTTGTTCTAAACCCTCTACAATTAGCTTACTTTCATTTAAAGACATTTTATCTTCGTTTAATACTATTGCTATTCTTGTTTGCTCTCTATCCAGTAGGATGTTAATCAAAAAATCAACATATTCTTTCTGAAACCCCAGCTCTTTTAACACTTTGTCGTCTTCTTCGGCAATGGCAAGGTCTTTATCTATAGCATCGGGTTTAATATTGGCAATGGCAGCTCTTTTTGAGATTATCATTTTACGCCATTTGATCAATTTTTCTATCCACATTTTAGATGAAAAGGGCAGGGTAAAAATCTTTAGCATCAAGCCTGTGGGTGGTGTATCAACCACTATATATTCAAAATCGCTATTTTCTTCAATTTTATCCTTTAATGCGTACATGGTAGCGTACTCTTCCATGCCTGGAGAGTGCTTGAGTATGTCAAACATATGTTCAAGATTGATGATTTGTAAGTATTTATAAGTTTCCTTCATTCTCTGCGTTGTCTGGTGGAGGAATTTCTTCAGGTATTTATCTATATCTATCTCTTCTGCGAACAAATTTTTGTAAATATTCGTTTTTGTTTTAAGGGGTGTTTTTGTAATATCCGATATGTTATGCGCTGGGTCTATTGACATCCAATAAACAGTGTGATCTTTGTCAGAAAGGGCGTATGATAAGGCTGCTGAAGATGTGGTTTTACCAACCCCGCCTTTGCCTAAAAAAAATATAATTCTTTTCATATATCACTTAAATCGAAGAATGTTGCTAATTTGTCATCTAAGTCTTCTGATTTTATTATCATGAGTTTGATTTCGTATTCCAAGTAAGGCAAAAGGGCCATCCCCACAAATGTTGGTGGGGATGGCAAGCCCATTAATGAGCCAAACACCACAAGCCCAAAGGTGTTCTCAAGCTCAGAGAGTTCCATCTCTAAAGCAGAAGTTGATTGATCCTTAAAACCCTCCCAGAAGTATTTAAGATTGTTTAAAAATCCTTTAAGCATTTTCTTTTGCTTCAGCACCTATGTTTTTGTCGGGTTTTAAGAAATCAAACATTAAGATGAAGTTTAGAATCAACATTATAACCATAATTGCAGCAAGTATATATCCCTGGATCGGGTTTTTGGCAATTGAGGATGGAACGATTGTTATTAAATACCATATCATTGCTGATGTAACTGTAATCCATAAGAAGATGGCAACACTTAAAATTGACCACGATGGTTTTTTCTGTACTCTCATAACCCAGGCACTAACGGTAAATAAAGCAATAGATGCAAGCATCTGGTTTGCAGCACCAAATGCTGGCCATATAATTTTCCATTCGCCACTCCAGGCAAGGGCTATTCCAATGGCAGCAGGAATGATGGATGCTACCCATTTGTTTGTGAAGAAATCATAGACGCCTCTTGCTGAATCTTTAATGGGTTCGAGTATTTCAGTAAATGTGTAACGTGCAAGCCTGTTTGTTGTATCCAGTGTTGTCATGGCAAACGATGCAACCCACATGGCCGCAAGTATTATCATAAATACTTTGGGAATACCAAGCACTCCATAAACTACTGTTGCATAAGATTTGGCAAAAACACCTACAGGACCGCCAGAGGATTTCATAATATGAAGATAGTTATTTCCAAATGCCTGAGGATCTGTAAGGAAATTTGCCTGACCGCTGTGTAGTATGCCTGCACCTGCGATACCTATTGAAAGAACAACTAATGTGGATAAAAACCCCTCTGTAAGCATGCCACCATAACCTATGAACAATCCCTCTACTTCCTCTGAAAGCTGTTTTGAGCTTGTACCGCTTGCAACAAGGGCATGGAAGCCGCTCAAAGAACCGCATGCAATAATTAATGGGATTGTAGGCCAGAACGGTGATGCTTTGCCTCCTATAATTGGCGGTGAAAACATTGTTGTTGCAGGTATTGCCATGGGTTTAAATGCAAAAACAACCGCTATACCACCAATGAGTAAACCTGCAACAAGCAGCCATGCGTTCATGTAATCCCTGGGTTGAAGTAGAATGTTAACAGGTAGTGCAGCTGCTATGATGATATAGAAGAAAAATACAACCATCCAGATTTTATATGCAGCGTGTGTCGGGAATTTTACTGCCAGATAGATTGATACAGCAAGCAGAGCAATAGCCAGAAGCGTAGAAATTGAAAATGGAGCCTTGAGTTTGTACATAACATACCCTAAGATTATAGCAAAGATTACTTGCAAAATATATGCTGTTGGTACAGCCGGTTGTTTGACAAAAATCATACCCAATACAGCTCCAAATGCCGCAACGACCAGAATCAATACAAAAAAGATAAACCAGGCGAAAATGTAGGAAGTCCTTTTTTTAATGACCTTGCCTGCAACCCATTGAACCGAGTGTCCGTCGTATCTAACTGAACTCATCAATGATAAATAATCATGAACAGCACCAATAAGTACATTGCCAAACCAAATCCATAAAATAGCGGGTAGCCATCCCCAGGCAAGTGCTATAACAGGTCCTACAATCGGTGCTGCGCCTGCAATGGATGCAAAGTGATGACCAAATAAAACATACTTGTTGGCAGGAACAAAGTCGGTGCCATCGTAAAGCCTTTTTGCAGGAACATCTCTTTCAGATTTTCCCACAACCGATTTTTGAAGATACTTGCCGTATCCAAAATACGCTATGATATATACGGCAAGGCCAATTAAAATGAGAGCAGTTGAACTCATACCTCACCTCCCCAAAATAATTAACTAAACATATGCTAACACTTAATTTATATTTGTCAAACTTTTTAATGAATATTATCAGGATGTTATTTTTATTATTCCGCCGATATGCCTGCCACAGATTTTGTCTCTTCTATATGAAAAGAAGGCTTTATTTTCAAAAGTGCATATAGATAAATCCCTGATATTTTCTTTCTTCAAACCCTTTTTTATGAATTGATCTATGTTTACACTTGACAGGTTTAAATATAGTTTTGAATCCTGCTTTATGATATAGCCTTTGAATTTTGCCGCAACATCCTCTTTGACCTCGTAGCAGTTATGACAGATATGCGGACCGATGGAAACCAATATATCCTTAGGATTTGAACCGTAGCTTATAAAGATGTCGATAGCTTTTTCAGCAATCTTTAGAAAACTACCCCTCCAGCCTGCATGGATTGCCATAATCATACCGGTTTTTTTATCAAGTAAGGCTATGGGCAGACAGTCTGCAAACTTTATTGCAAGAAACACGCCAGTTTTGAAGGTGTATATGCCGTCTGCATCCTCACAGGCAGGATATTCAACAATTTTTGATGAATGGACCTGGTTGACTGTGGCTATAACATCGGCGTTTATCGTTTTTGAGACGATTTTTAAGTTCTCATTGATGTTTGTAGGGCTATCGCCCACGCTAAAGCTAAAATTCAACTCATCAAATGGTGGGCTGCTTACACCTCCGTATCTATTGAAAAACACACATCGGGCATTGAAATCAAGAAACCTTACATCCTCAACAAAACCCATTAACCGATCCTGTCTTTGCCAAAATACGGAATTAAAGCCTCGGGTATTTTTATCGAGCCATCCTTCTGCTGATAATTTTCTAAAATTGCCACAAGGCATCTACCAACAGCTACACCTGATCCGTTCAATGTATGCGGAAGAAATGTTTTTTTGTTTTTGCCTTTAACTTTGATGTTGGCTCTTCTTGCCTGAAAATCCCTTGTATTGGAGCATGATGAAATCTCTCTGTAGCGTCCCTGTCCTGGCAGCCACACCTCTATATCGTATGTTTTGGCAGCCGAAAATCCAATATCGCCGCTTGATAGAACAACAACCCTGTATGGCAGACCTAAAAGTTTCAAAACCTCCTCTGCATGCGATGTTAACTCCTCAAGCGCCTCTGCTGATTTCTGCGGTGCTGTAAACTGTACAAGCTCAACTTTGTTGAATTGATGCTGCCTTATTATACCCTTTACATCCTTGCCGTAGCTACCGGCCTCTTTTCTAAAACAGGCGGTGTAGGCAACATATTTAATCGGCAACTCTTCCTCTTTGAGTTTTTCTTCCCTGTGGAGGTTTACAAGTGGCACCTCAGCAGTAGGTATCAGGTATTGACCGTCGGTTTCGTATGTCTCTTCTATGAATTTGGGAAATTGACCTGTGCCCTCCATAACCTCGTAGTTTACTATATATGGCGGTATGATTTCTTTGTAACCGTGTTTTTGTGTGTGCAAATCAAGCATAAAGTTTATCAGTGCTCTTTCAAGCTTTGCTCCGTCACCTTTGTAGACCACAAATCTTGAACCGGATAATTTGGCAGCCCGCTCAAAATCCAATATATCAAGCTCAGCTGCAAGTTCATAATGCTCTTTTGGCTTAAAATCAAACTGTGGTATATCTCCAACCCTTCTGATTTCTATATTAAACGATTCATCCTTACCCACTGGAACATCATCATCAAGTAGATTGGGCACAAGTAGCCATCTCTTCATAAATTGATCTTTTAGATTTTTGTAATCCTTCTGCAGAATTTCTATTTCATCTAAAACGGTTTTGCTTTCTTTTAAGAGTTCTTCAACATTTTCGCCTTTTGCCTTTTTTCTTCCTATCTCTTTGGAGATACTGTTTCTTTTTGCTAATGCTTCATCCAACTGAGCCTTTTTTGCTCTAACTTTTTTGTCAAGCTCAATCAAGCCATCCACATCTATGTCGGAGAAACGTTTTTGCAGGTTTTCTTTTAAGATTTCAGGATTCTTTCTCAATATTGCTAAATCTAACATCCTATCACCTCATGCAGGTAATTCTTAAATTCTCCGTTTATCTGTTTATCTTTTAATGCAAACTCCACTGTCGCTTTTAAAAACCCCATTTTGCTTCCGCAGTCAAACCTATTTCCCTCCAGTACTTTGCCGTATATAACCTCTTTTTTGGATAGAGAAGCTATTGCATCTGTCAGCTGAATCTCTCCTCCTCTACCCACAGCTGTTTTTTGTAGCTCATCGAATATAGCTGGTGTAAAAATATATCTTCCAATTATTGCTGTGTTGCCTGGTGCTTCCTCTTTTTTTGGTTTTTCAACGAATGTCTCAAGCCTGAATAGGTTTTTTTCCACCTCTTTTCCTGCAACAATGCCGTAGTTTGAAACATCTTCGGGTTTTACAACCTCAAGACCTATTACGCTGCAGTGATATCTATTATATACCTCAACAAGCTGAGCTGTGCCGCTTTTTTGAGCTTCTATAACATCATCAGCTAAGATAACGGCAAACGGTTCATCACCCACAACATCCTTAGCCCTCAATACGGCATGGCCAAGACCTTTGGGTTCTTTCTGTCTTATGTATACAAAATCAGCCATATCACTGATTTTTCTCAATTCTTCAATGAGATCTTCTTTTCCCTGATATTTCAGATGATACTCAAGCTCAAATGATATGTCGAAATAATCCTCAATCGCCCTTTTTCCCCTACCTGTTACGAATATTATCTGCTCCACCCCTGCTTCAATAGCATCCTCAACGGCATAGTGAATTAATGGTTTATCAACAAGTGGTAGCATCTCTTTTGAGGATGACTTTGTAGCAGGTAAAAATCTTGTGCCAAAACCGGCCACAGGTAGAACAGCCTTTTTAACCTTTTTTGACATAATTAGCCTCCATTGCCATATCGATTATCTCAACTGTATGCAAAACCCTTATATTTTCATGTCCGTTGCGCTTTAGCATATCCGATAACTGCATAATACAGGCGCTGCAGCCTGTTATTAGATGATCGGCGTTTGAATTTAAAATGTTGTTGAGTTTTCGTGTTGCAATTTTAAACGATGTGTCGGGGTAGTCTATGCTGAATGTGCCACCGTTTCCGCAACACCTATCGGCTTCTTTCATCTCCTTAAATAGTGTTGATTGTTTTAAGAAAGCCCTTGGTTCATCTTTGATTTTCTGTGTTCTTTTTAAATGGCATGGGTCGTGGTAGGTGGTTTTTATATTTAACCTGCCCATTTTTTTCAAAAGATCTGTATGATCGTATAGAAACTTTACAGGGTCTATGATTTTTTTTGATATATTTTTTGCTCGCTCTTCCCATTTGCTTTCTTTTAAGTAGATAAAAAGCTTTTCGTAATCGTGTTTGATGGTGCTTGCACAGGTGGGCTCAAGCACAATAATAAAATCCACATCCAATTCTTCGAATCGTTTTATGTTTGCTCTGGCAAGATATGCAGCATCTTTAAAATTGCCTGAAAAATAAACAGGTGCGCCGCAGCAGAGTTGTTTTGGGTCAACAAGGTAGCCGATGTTTAATCGATTTAAAATCCTTATAAACGCATCGCCTATCTCTGTGTAGGTATAGTTTATTAAACAACCGGGAAAAACTGCCACAGAAGCTTTCTTTTTATTTGTTGCATATTTTTCTAAAAATGTTTTTTTGGACAGATGAGGCAGGGTTTTACCTTTTGGTAGAGGTTTTGTGTTAAAACGAGATACAAGTGATTCCCTCGGTAGTTGTGTTTTTGAAAATACAACGCCTGAAAAGAAGTTTGCGCTTTTAAAGGTAAAATCCATCAATGTTCTGCTTTTTAGCACCTTTGCCATGATTTTTTTGTATGTTGCAAGTCCATGTTTTTTTATAACCTCATGACGGGCTATTTCCACAATCAGGTCTGTTTGAGAGTTATTGGGGCATGCCTCTACACAGGTTGTGCACAGCAGACATTTATACAGATAATCCTTTGCCGTTTCTTCTTTAAAGTCTATATTGCCTTTGACAAGCTCGCTGAGAAGCGTGATATGGCCTCTGGCTACATAGGCTTCATTTTTCTCTTCTTTGAATACGGGACAGACGCTTCTGCATATGCCGCATTTGACGCAGGATTCCCAGGTTTCCTTTAATCTTTTATCCATCTAAAGCCCCATTTTGCCCGGATTTATTATGTTTAGTGGGTCAAAGGCCTGTTTTATTTTTCTAAGCAGTTCAAGCTGGGTTTTGCCAAGTTGAGCCTCAATGTAGTTGGCTTTTGTTATGCCAACACCATGCTCACCTGTTATAGAACCACCCAACCTTAATGTTTCTTTAAACACCTCATCCATCGCCTTAAAAGCTCTTTTTGTCTCATCTTTGCTGTCTTTGTGATACATAATGTTCACATGGATATTACCATCCCCTGCATGACCAAAGTTTATTATAGGTAAAGCATATTTTTTTGATATCTGCTGTAGAATTTCGATCATATCTGCAAGATAAGCTACAGGAACAACAATATCTTCATTGAGCTTTCCATCTGCGATTCGTTTAAGCGTGGGTGAGATTGTTCTTCTTGCAAACCAGATCTCCTCTTCCTCTTTAGGGTTTTGTGCAATCTTAAATCCTATTACGCTTGAGTTTTTTTTTGATAGTGTTTCTATTGATTTTGTGGCAAACTCCACCTCAGCCTCTGTTCCATCAACCTCTAAGATTAATATTGCATCGGCATCGGGTAGGTTAACGCCTGTTGCGTCCCTGACTGTTTCTATGGCGAATCTATCAACAAACTCAATCGATGTAGGTAGAACCCCCTCAAGCAGGATTTTATTAACCATGGCTGCTGCCTCTTTCATTTTATCAAAGATCAGTTGCATGGTCTTTTTTGCCGGTGGTATGGGAAATAGTTTAAGGAGGGCTTTTGTGATTATAGCCAGTGTGCCTTCACTCCCAACAATCAAAGAGGTTAAATCGTATCCAGCCACATCTTTGATGTTTTTTGAGCCGGTTT contains:
- a CDS encoding FAD-binding oxidoreductase, producing the protein MLKVNAAVKKLKQLLKDRCLTDKLSLVQYGYDATQNIYLPDVVALPEDSGEVSQIMKIASKYKIPVVARGWGSGFTGGALNVKGGICLSLEKMDRIIEFDKDNMMIWVEAGIVNYDLQEYLKPYGLFFPPDPSSWKFSTIGGNIAENAGGPRAVKYGTTKDWVKGLEIVLYDGSIIKTGSKNIKDVAGYDLTSLIVGSEGTLAIITKALLKLFPIPPAKKTMQLIFDKMKEAAAMVNKILLEGVLPTSIEFVDRFAIETVRDATGVNLPDADAILILEVDGTEAEVEFATKSIETLSKKNSSVIGFKIAQNPKEEEEIWFARRTISPTLKRIADGKLNEDIVVPVAYLADMIEILQQISKKYALPIINFGHAGDGNIHVNIMYHKDSKDETKRAFKAMDEVFKETLRLGGSITGEHGVGITKANYIEAQLGKTQLELLRKIKQAFDPLNIINPGKMGL
- a CDS encoding ArnT family glycosyltransferase, with translation MFFSLGSFYIAFYPPDEPKYVDAALRMIEHSNYIIPFFNCHIRFDKPIFYYLELVVPFKLFGVDYMLKTGHNPFGIIEYAAKILSIISGSLEALYLYMIRSTYSMIKKLQPTAL
- a CDS encoding (Fe-S)-binding protein, with the protein product MDKRLKETWESCVKCGICRSVCPVFKEEKNEAYVARGHITLLSELVKGNIDFKEETAKDYLYKCLLCTTCVEACPNNSQTDLIVEIARHEVIKKHGLATYKKIMAKVLKSRTLMDFTFKSANFFSGVVFSKTQLPRESLVSRFNTKPLPKGKTLPHLSKKTFLEKYATNKKKASVAVFPGCLINYTYTEIGDAFIRILNRLNIGYLVDPKQLCCGAPVYFSGNFKDAAYLARANIKRFEELDVDFIIVLEPTCASTIKHDYEKLFIYLKESKWEERAKNISKKIIDPVKFLYDHTDLLKKMGRLNIKTTYHDPCHLKRTQKIKDEPRAFLKQSTLFKEMKEADRCCGNGGTFSIDYPDTSFKIATRKLNNILNSNADHLITGCSACIMQLSDMLKRNGHENIRVLHTVEIIDMAMEANYVKKG
- a CDS encoding ABC transporter permease, with translation MSDFIVIIAIALILFTGVELISNHAASTGRLNINLSIKSLIIYAVFSTARMFAAYILSFIFTILYGYFAIRSKIAEMILLPTLDVLQSVPILSFLPVVLLSLSVFIPVRIAAEIASIVLIFTSQVWNMTFGWYQSLKTIPKDLKEATKIFNINGWLKFKYLDLPFGSISLIWNSIMSWAGGWFFLMAAEYFSVGNKNFILPGIGSYLQQAANKKDLNAIIAGVITLIVIIVILDQFIWRPLLAWSERFKLQLTTGEFEYTSWFYNILLKSKIALKLLNFLLDKTMPLIIGRLPDYEEVKKEKKRAANPFLYLIGSIIIIVILWYVFKMVKTLSLINIHQWLEIFKDLLYTFLRVATALIIALLWTIPVGVSIGSNPKLAKWLQPIIQLAASIPATALFPVILLILIKAPGSLNTASIFLMLMGTQWYLLFNVIAGATAIPEDLKNIACSLNLSTFQKWKNLILPALFPYIITGVITAGGGAWNASIVAEYVNFGNKTIKVPGIGAMITYSTAKGNYPLLLASTIVMILAVVLINRLLWKPLYRLAEKRYHFD
- the pgeF gene encoding peptidoglycan editing factor PgeF is translated as MGFVEDVRFLDFNARCVFFNRYGGVSSPPFDELNFSFSVGDSPTNINENLKIVSKTINADVIATVNQVHSSKIVEYPACEDADGIYTFKTGVFLAIKFADCLPIALLDKKTGMIMAIHAGWRGSFLKIAEKAIDIFISYGSNPKDILVSIGPHICHNCYEVKEDVAAKFKGYIIKQDSKLYLNLSSVNIDQFIKKGLKKENIRDLSICTFENKAFFSYRRDKICGRHIGGIIKITS
- a CDS encoding ArsA family ATPase — protein: MKRIIFFLGKGGVGKTTSSAALSYALSDKDHTVYWMSIDPAHNISDITKTPLKTKTNIYKNLFAEEIDIDKYLKKFLHQTTQRMKETYKYLQIINLEHMFDILKHSPGMEEYATMYALKDKIEENSDFEYIVVDTPPTGLMLKIFTLPFSSKMWIEKLIKWRKMIISKRAAIANIKPDAIDKDLAIAEEDDKVLKELGFQKEYVDFLINILLDREQTRIAIVLNEDKMSLNESKLIVEGLEQLSIKYDFIILNKEGLMGKNDEIKTAFKDKPILSVPFIRDATNIESLIKIGERFLNLVI
- the serS gene encoding serine--tRNA ligase; amino-acid sequence: MLDLAILRKNPEILKENLQKRFSDIDVDGLIELDKKVRAKKAQLDEALAKRNSISKEIGRKKAKGENVEELLKESKTVLDEIEILQKDYKNLKDQFMKRWLLVPNLLDDDVPVGKDESFNIEIRRVGDIPQFDFKPKEHYELAAELDILDFERAAKLSGSRFVVYKGDGAKLERALINFMLDLHTQKHGYKEIIPPYIVNYEVMEGTGQFPKFIEETYETDGQYLIPTAEVPLVNLHREEKLKEEELPIKYVAYTACFRKEAGSYGKDVKGIIRQHQFNKVELVQFTAPQKSAEALEELTSHAEEVLKLLGLPYRVVVLSSGDIGFSAAKTYDIEVWLPGQGRYREISSCSNTRDFQARRANIKVKGKNKKTFLPHTLNGSGVAVGRCLVAILENYQQKDGSIKIPEALIPYFGKDRIG
- a CDS encoding carbon starvation CstA family protein: MSSTALILIGLAVYIIAYFGYGKYLQKSVVGKSERDVPAKRLYDGTDFVPANKYVLFGHHFASIAGAAPIVGPVIALAWGWLPAILWIWFGNVLIGAVHDYLSLMSSVRYDGHSVQWVAGKVIKKRTSYIFAWFIFFVLILVVAAFGAVLGMIFVKQPAVPTAYILQVIFAIILGYVMYKLKAPFSISTLLAIALLAVSIYLAVKFPTHAAYKIWMVVFFFYIIIAAALPVNILLQPRDYMNAWLLVAGLLIGGIAVVFAFKPMAIPATTMFSPPIIGGKASPFWPTIPLIIACGSLSGFHALVASGTSSKQLSEEVEGLFIGYGGMLTEGFLSTLVVLSIGIAGAGILHSGQANFLTDPQAFGNNYLHIMKSSGGPVGVFAKSYATVVYGVLGIPKVFMIILAAMWVASFAMTTLDTTNRLARYTFTEILEPIKDSARGVYDFFTNKWVASIIPAAIGIALAWSGEWKIIWPAFGAANQMLASIALFTVSAWVMRVQKKPSWSILSVAIFLWITVTSAMIWYLITIVPSSIAKNPIQGYILAAIMVIMLILNFILMFDFLKPDKNIGAEAKENA
- the galU gene encoding UTP--glucose-1-phosphate uridylyltransferase GalU, which codes for MSKKVKKAVLPVAGFGTRFLPATKSSSKEMLPLVDKPLIHYAVEDAIEAGVEQIIFVTGRGKRAIEDYFDISFELEYHLKYQGKEDLIEELRKISDMADFVYIRQKEPKGLGHAVLRAKDVVGDEPFAVILADDVIEAQKSGTAQLVEVYNRYHCSVIGLEVVKPEDVSNYGIVAGKEVEKNLFRLETFVEKPKKEEAPGNTAIIGRYIFTPAIFDELQKTAVGRGGEIQLTDAIASLSKKEVIYGKVLEGNRFDCGSKMGFLKATVEFALKDKQINGEFKNYLHEVIGC
- a CDS encoding glycosyltransferase family protein — encoded protein: MDSQKSSGLNEFLSLQNLLGIITFLLISSPWYIEMYRLYGALFFKKFFIYHNIERFTGEAHQHPYSIFYYIPITLMAIYLWWPYLKELYANINLKNPIDKFLLLWSGWILLFFSISANKLPYYMTPAFIPIAIIAGKYSDKLHTKKAGLLFFIIELTIAAGLSIFCYLQHLYKLIPVISTGFLILSLINLKKEIPVKTIFIKTIILTLTLITVLYIFESYRITKKVWIAYTQTHIPITFYRINDQSIIAYTRQCIKEFKNPSKLPENYLILTKKKYLKTLPFKFKLILTGRGKGKKLALIKKI